The DNA sequence CTAGCAATTTCTGGCGATCGCGCGGATTTTCCGGTAATTCCGCTAAAGGTAAATCGGTCAGTAACTCAAAATACTGCCCCAGAAGCGCATCGGGCGTTTTCTCCAGCTTCGAGTACATCGAGAGTGCCTCCTCCGTCATCCCGACGTAATTATTCAACGACTTCGACATCTTATTGACCCCATCGCGCCCCAATAATAACGGCAGCAACAGCCCAAATTGAGGTTTTTGTCCGAAATGCCGCTGTAAATCGCGCCCGACGGCTAAATTAAACTTTTGGTCGTTCCCGCCCAACTCCACATCCGCTTCAATTGCTACCGAATCGTAGCCCTGCATTAAGGGATAAAGAAACTCATGGAGATAAATCGGATTTTCCCGCTCGAAACGCTCCGAAAATCCTTCTTTTGCTAACATTTGCCCCACTGTCATCGTCGATAACAGTTCGATCAGTTTGCTTAAATCCAGTTTAGACAGCCAACTCGAGTTGTAGTGAATCTCTAGCCGTCCGGGAGTCTCAAAATCGAGGATGGGGCGCAATTGTTCGAGGTAAGTTTCTGCATTCTGCTTCACCTGTTCGGGAGTCAGTTGGCGGCGAACTTCTGACTTGCCGGTCGGGTCGCCGATTTGGGCAGTAAAATCACCAATAATAATGACAGCAATATGACCGGCATCCTGAAACGCCCGCAGCTTTCTGAAAGGGATACTATGACCTAAATGCAAATCTGTCCCGGTGGGATCGATCCCTAATTTCACCCGCAGCGGTCGATCGGGCTGTGCCATAATGCGGTAAGCCAAATTTTCATCCGGACTTTCCGACTCCGGGCGATCGGGGAATATTTCAAGCGTCCCTCGGTACAGCCAATTCAGAGTGGGATGGGGGTTAGAGGATAGCATTTTAGGGGTCAGTTCGGGAATTATGAAGGAATTCGAGGCAATTGGATTAGTATTTTAGGCGATCGCATATTAATATATATTTCAAAAAAGCAGAAATTTTCTTGTTTCCAGACGAAAGTTATCGATCCGTCTAGTGGGTCGCTCCTCCTTCCCTAAAGTCCTATCCCGTGCAGTTTCAGGATTCCAGCGATCGCTTCCCGCCAGCACATGAACCGAATCTCGAGTCAATCTCTTAAACTTAGGAAACAAATTGACGTGCATTTGCCGACTCGCGATCGCAACGCTAAACTCTTTTTTCAGTGAGGATGTGAAATTACTGTGGCAACTACTAGCACCGTTAGACAAAAACACGAGGATAAGAGCGCGCCGGGACCTGCAACCCGGTTTGGTTTGGGCGTTGTGAAGGCAGCAGGCGCAACGGTTTTAGGCACTACCATGCTGGTGAGTTCCATCGCGGCGGGAGGGTTGGTCGGTTTGGCCATTAGCTTTCGCAATCTGCCCGACGTGCGAGTTCTGCGAACCTACGTCCCGACCGAAACGACTTATATTTACGACGTTAAAGGCCGCCTCCTCGACAGTCTCCACGGCGAATACAACCGCGAAAACATTAAACTCGATGAAATTTCGCCCAACTTAAAACGCGCCGTTCTCGCCATTGAAGACAGTCATTTTTTCCAACATCAAGGCATTAACCCCACTAGCGTCGGTCGCGCCTTATCGGAAAACTTCAAACGCGGCTACGTGGCGGAAGGGGGTTCGACCCTCACCATGCAGCTGGTAAAAAACCTCTTCCTCTCGAGGGAACGCACCGTGAGTCGGAAACTCGCCGAAGCAGTTCTCGCTATTCGCGTCGAGCAGATTTTCAGTAAAGAGCAAATCTTAGAGATGTACCTCAATAGCATCTATTGGGGTCACAATGCTTACGGCGCTCAAACCGCAGCCCAAAGTTATTTTAGTAAACCCGCTTCTAAGCTGACTTTGCCAGAAGCTGCAATGATGGCGGGTTTAATTCAAGCACCGGAAGATTACAGTCCTTTTATTAATTACAAGGAAGCGAAACGCCGACAAGCAGAAGTGTTAGGTCGGATGAAAAAGTTGGGGTGGATTACGCCTCAAGAAGCCGACGCAGCCTACAAACAAGCCCTAAAAGTTGGCAAACCCACGGCCTGGAGAAGGAGCGATCTCCCCTATATTACGGAGGTGGTCGAGAGCGAACTGATCGATCGCTTCGGTAAAGATACAGTTTTAAAAGGTGGAATGCGCGTCCAAACGACCGTGGATTACAACTACCAAAAACGCGCGGAAGAACTGGTCGCGAATGCCCACGATCGCCTGCAATCCTACGGACTCTACGCCGATCAGGTCGCTCTGGTGGCGGTCGATCCTCGCACTCATTTCATTAAAGCAATGGTCGGGGGCGTAAACTACAAAGAAAGCCAATTTAACCGAGCCATTCAATCCTTGCGCCAACCCGGATCGGCCTTCAAACCGTTCGTCTACTATACTGCCTTCGCTACCGGTAAATATAGCCCTTATTCTACCGTTTACGATTCGCCCGTCAGTTACCGCGATGGCGGCGGTTACTATTCCCCCAAAAACTACGGCGGCGGCTATTCCGGTGCGGTCAGTATTTACACGGCCTTGACGCAATCGCTGAACGTTCCGGCTGTAAAAATCGGTCGGGCGGTAGGCTTGGATAAGGTCATCGAAACCTGTCGCATCTTGGGGATAAAGAGTCCGCTCGAACCCGTTGTTTCTCTGCCCTTGGGTGCGATCGGGGTAACGCCGTTAGAAATGGCCGGAGCCTATGCAACCTTTGCAAGCAACGGCTGGCAGTCTGACACGACTGCAATCGTCCGCGTCACCGATAGCAGCGGTAACGTGATTCTCGACAACGTTCCGAAACCGAAGCTCGCGCTGGATCCTTGGGCGACGGCTTCCTTAACGAGCGTCCTCAAGGGCGTAATTGCAGGCGGGACGGGGAAAAAAGCGGCGATCGGTCGTCCGGCAGCCGGAAAAACGGGGACGACTTCTTCGGAACGGGATGTTTGGTTCGTTGGCTACGTGCCGCAGTTATCAGTGGCCGTTTGGATTGGGAACGATAACTACCGTCCTTTGGGCGGCGGCGTAACGGGCGGCGGCTATGCGGCTCCGATCTGGCAGGATTTTATGTCCGATGCGCTGAAAAACGAACCCGTGGAAGATTTCCCGGACCCGTCTCAATTCCCGCGCCCTCAGTCCTAGCGGTCTTTAAAGTTTAATTTTATCGGTTCGGGAGACGGAGGGACGGTGGAGAGGGTAAGAGGGAGAGCGACGAGCCGCACATCCACCTCTTGAATTCTGATAGACCGCTAGGATAACAAACGGTTGACAATTGGAGAGAGAGGAAGAGAGAGTCCGAGCGGTTTTTAAGAATCTTTACTTTGTCGGAAAAGCCGAGCGAGTGAGGACAATCGCGCTTTCTGCTCTCTAGCAAGAGCGAAAGGTTCCTCTTTATCCTTGACAAGAACGCGGCTGTCTATGAGATCCTGTTAACGGTTAACTGCTGAGAAAGCTGCATCGCGATCGCTGGTTACCTGTTCGTTGTATTGGGAGAATCCAAAATCGAAATGGCTGAAAACTACCGCTTTGAAACGTTACAAGTCCACGCAGGACAAAATCCGGCTCCGGGAACTAACGCTCGAGCCGTTCCAATTTATCAAACCACTTCCTATACCTTTAACGATGCCGCTCACGGCGCAAATTTGTTTGCCCTCAAGGAGTTCGGCAATATTTATACGCGCTTGATGAATCCGACAACGGATGTGTTCGAGCAACGGGTAGCAGCCCTCGAAGGCGGCGTAGCAGCCCTAGCGACGGCTAGCGGTCAGGCGGCGGAGTTCTTAGCGATTAGTACGATCGCGCAAGCAGGCGATAATATTGTCTCCACCAGTTTCCTCTACGGCGGCACTTACAATCTCTTCAAAGTTGCACTACCCCGTTTGGGGATTGATGTCAAGTTTGTCAATGGTGACGATCCGGCGGACTTCCAAGCCGCGATCGACGATCGCACGAAAGCCCTCTACGTCGAAACCATCGGCAACCCGCAATTCAACATCCCCGACTTCGCCGCCCTCGCCACCATCGCCCACGATCGCGGCATCCCCCTGATCGTCGATAATACCTTCGGCGCAGCGGGCTATCTCTGCCGTCCCATCGAACACGGAGCCGATATTGTGGTCGAATCCGCCACCAAATGGATTGGGGGACACGGAACCTCAATCGGCGGCGTAATCGTCGATTCCGGTAAATTCGACTGGGCCAACGGCAACTTCCCCATCTTTACCGAACCCAGCCCGGGCTATCACGGCTTAGTCTTCTCCGATGTCTTCGGTACTGGCGGTCCCTTCGGTAACATCGCCTTCATCATCCGCGCTCGCGTCGAAGGCCTGCGCGATATTGGCCCCGCTATGAGTCCCTTCAACGCCTTCCTGCTGCTCCAAGGGCTAGAAACGCTCTCCCTGCGCGTCCAACGCCACGTCGATAACGCCCTCGAACTGGCGCAATGGTTGCAGCAACAGCCCCAAGTCGAGTGGGTGAGCTATCCCGGTTTGCCAGAGCATCCCTACCACGAACGCGGCAAGAAATACCTCAAACACGGTTTCGGCGGCGTGTTAAACTTCGGCGTTAAAGGCGGTCTCGAAGCCGGGAAAGCCTTCATCGATCGCGTCAAACTGTCCAGCCACCTCGCCAACGTGGGCGATGCAAAAACCCTCGTCATTCACCCCGCTTCTACCACTCACCAGCAACTCAGCGAAGCCGAGCAACTCTCCGCTGGCGTTCGTCCGGACTTAATCCGGGTTTCCGTCGGCATCGAGCATATCGACGACATTAAAGCAGACTTCGAGCAAGCGCTCGGTTAATCGATGAGCATCCAAGCCTTTATCTCGCCTCAAACCCAGTTCTATCGCCTTCCGGAACCCTATTTATTGGAATCCGGGTTTGATTTACCGCAGGTGGACGTTGCTTACTGTACGTGGGGAACGTTGAATGCCGATCGCAGTAATGCCGTGTTGGTCTGTCACGCGCTGACGGGCTGGGCGCAGGCGGATGCTTGGTGGGGGCATTTGTTCGGCCCCGGCAAAGCCCTGGATCCGACGCGAGACTTTATCGTATGCAGTAACGTCCTCGGCAGTTGCTACGGCACCACGGGACCCACCAGCCTCAACCCCGCCACGGGCAGAGCCTACGCCGCTGACTTTCCCGAAATTACGATTCGGGATATGGTGCGCCTGCAAGCGCGCTTGTTGGACGCATTGGGCATCGATCGCCTGCAATTGGCGATCGGGGGGTCTTTGGGGGGAATGCAGGTGTTGGAATGGGCGATGATGTTTCCCGAACGGGTAGGCGCAATCGCCGCGATCGCGGTTTCCGGGAGACATTCAGCTTGGTGTATCGGTTTGAGCGAAACCCAGCGCCAAGCGATTTATCTCGATCCGCTCTGGCAGGATGGCTATTACGACCCCGAAAGCCCTCCCGCCGCCGGTTTGGCCGCAGCGCGCGCGATCGCGATGCTTACCTATCGCTCTTGGGCTAACTTTGAAGAACGTTTCGGTCGCCAGCACGCCAACAACAATCCTAACGCCCCCTTTACCGTAACGGAGTATTTACAGCATCACGGACGAAAAATCGTCGATCGCTTCGATGCTAATACTTACGTCACCTTGACGAAGGCAATGGATACCTACGACTTATCGCGCGATCGTGGCGATTATCCTGCCGTGTTGGAAAAAATTGCTCAACCTACCCTGATTGTCGGGATCGAATCCGATGTCTTGTACCCGCCCATCGAACAGCAACAACTCGTTGAAGCTATCCCCAACGCCAAACTCGCTTGGTTGCCTTCTCCCCACGGACACGATGGCTTCCTACTCGATCGAGACATTCTCGATCGCTTCGTCGTTGATTTCCGCGCCGCCCACTGCGCCAACTGCGAAATGAGCTATAAGTAATGAATAATGGATAATGGATAATGAATAATGAATTACGAATTCGATATTTTGTCCCAGTTTATTCAAAAACTTTTCATTGTCAATTATCCATTAAAAAAGATATTTTATAACCGCTCGTCGAAAAAAAAATTCATTATCCATTATCCATTGTCAATTATCCATTAAAAAGATGACTGCTTTTCGCGTTGGCGTTGCCGGCCCAGTTGGTTCTGGAAAAACTGCTTTAGTAGACGCATTGTGTAAAGCGCTGCGGCAGGAGTATGAAATTGCTGTGGTGACGAACGATATTTATACCCAAGAAGACGCGCAATTTTTAGTGCGATCGCAAGCGTTGGAGCGCGATCGCATTTTGGGCGTAGAAACCGGTGGCTGTCCGCACACCGCTATCCGCGAAGATGCGTCGATGAATTTGAGCGCGATCGAAGATTTAGAGCGCCGTTTTAACAATCTCAACTATGTATTTCTCGAAAGCGGTGGCGACAATCTCGCAGCAACTTTTAGTCCCGAACTCGTCGATTTAACGCTCTACGTCATCGATGTTGCAGCGGGCGATAAAATTCCTCGTAAAGGCGGCCCCGGAATCACAAAATCCGATCTTTTAGTGATTAATAAAATTGACCTCGCGCCTTACGTCGGTGCAGATTTGGGCGTAATGGAACGGGATGCAAAGAAAATGCGCGGCGATAAACCGTTTATTTTTACGAATCTAAAAACGGGGGAAGGATTGCAGGACGCGATCGCGTTTGTACGAGAGCGAAAAATTGAATAGAATTAATAGGTTTTGATGAGACGTAGCTATCCTAAAGTTTTTTAGAATTCTGAATCGCTGTCTCCTGCTTGCCTTCCAACTTTTAGTCTAAATCAGCATTTTTTCTGTACTTTTCATCTAACCGTTTTTCTGCTTCCAACATTTGTTCATCTCGATTATCGATTAAACGACTCAGATTGCCCAAAATAAGGAATAGCCCCATATTTACCTTTAAGATAATCGTTTTTATAGGAAGCATCATTTCTAACCTTGAATTCTGCCAAAGAATAAAGATCGCTCGCTCCCTTGTTATCTTTCTCAATAAACCAAATTTGATCTCGCCTCAGAAGTTCGTTATCGAGTAAATTAGTATCGTGAGTCACAAAGATGAGTTGAGCATTCCCTGGATTACTTTGCTTGGAGTTGAATAGCTTAACAATTTCGCGAACAATTGCAGGATGAATGCGCGCGTCGAGTTCATCAATTAATAAGACTCCACCGTTCTGTAAGGCTAACAAAAAGGGAATCGCGAAGGCAAAAAGTTTTTTAGTTCCTTCGGATTCATGTTTATCGAGATCGAAGGTTACTGTTGCTATTACCTCTCCTTCGTCGTTATACTTTAAATGAAGAGTTTTAATTTGTTCTAGCTGTGCAGAGATAGAATTTTGAATCGATGCCAGAATTGCTTGCTTTGCCTCCTCCGTAAGATTACCGTTATAATTTTCTTCAATAGTATTATACAGACTGGGCTTAATTCTTATCGCTTCAATACCCAAGTCAAAACCCCTTAAAAAATCAGCGATATCAGATTGATATTTTGGATATTCTAAAACATAGTTAGTTGTTAGTAACTGATAATAGTTGCTTTTCAAGCCTGACAACACAACTGTCTCACGATCTAGCCAAAATAAAATTTTTTGCGATATCTTACCATTAAATTGAGCGGCAACGGAAAGAAACAAAGAGTTTTTTCTGGTTTTTTCTTCTAACCCTTTCCCTTCAGAAAACACTTTTGTCATTTCAAAGTCATTGAACTTCCGATTAAAAAGACAAGTTTCTTTCTTTTTAGGGATATGAAAAAGCCATTCAGAAATAACTCGCATGCGCTCGATCTCAAAACCATATCGATAGATTTTTTCCTCTAAAATAAAAACAAGCTCAAAAAACGAGGGTTGTGCTTCTGATTCCGTGCTAAGTTTAAACTTGTCTGTAGCAATTTCATCGGTAATTTGAGTTTCTCTAGAAGAATTGAGAATAAAATCTTTCATAAACTCAAAAGCTTGAATTAAATTGCTTTTTCCGCTTGCATTGGCTCCATAAATGACGGCATTCTTTAGCAAGCTTAATTTATCGTCAACTTGAAAGACATTATTTTCGTCAACTTGCTCGTTTTTTGCCTTCAGATTTGTTGCAACCAGGCTGAGCGTGACGATTTCTTTGAACGAACGGTAGTTTCCGACACTAAATTCAATCAACATAGTTTGGTATAAAAAACCGTACATTTGAGATTTTTTCACAAATAACGCAGTTTTTGCGATCGCTTGTTTCAATTCTATACAAGCGCCACTGAGTAAAACAAACGTACTTTTTTGCAAGGCAAGCGAAGGGGCGAGAAGAAAACAGACGAACGATTAGCGATCGCGAACAACCCAGCAAGGTTGTAGTCGTTACAATAGCGATCGCGCTGATTAAAAGCGTTTATTGAGGTAACTGCTATCTTGCACGACGCTGCCTAAACCATAGAACGGGTACTGTTAACCGCTAACCGCTAACTGAATAACTGCTCCCATGCTCTCTACTATTAAAACCCTCGCTCAAACCCTTGCCCCGCGACTGATTGAAATTCGCCGTCACCTGCACGCCCATCCAGAACTTAGCGGTCAGGAATATCAAACAGCCGCTTACGTGGCCGGAGTCTTGTCCTCTTGCGGTCTCCGCGTCGAGGAGGCAGTCGGTAAAACGGGGGTTGTGGGAGAATTGCAGGGACGCGGCGAAGATAATCGCATTCTCGGCATTCGCACCGACATGGACGCACTGCCGATTCAAGAGCTTACCTCCGTTGAGTTTGCCTCTCGCAAACCCGGAATTATGCACGCTTGCGGTCACGACGTTCACACGACTTTAGGGCTGGGGACGGCGATGATTCTGTCGCAGATGCAAGAATCCCTACAGGGAAACGTGCGTTTTATTTTTCAACCGGCAGAAGAAATCGCCCAGGGAGCGGGCTGGATGGTGCGCGATGGGGCAATGCGCGATGTTAGTAGCATTTTTGGGGTTCACGTTTTCCCCTCGATTCCGGCGCAATCGGTGGGCATTCGTTATGGTGCGCTGACGGCGGCGGCGGACGACTTGGAGATTTTTATTCAAGGCGAGTCGGGACACGGGGCGCGCCCTCACGAGGCGAAGGATGCGATTTGGATTGCGGCGCAGGCGATTTGTGCGTTGCAGCAGGCGATCGCGCGCACTCAAAATCCCCTACGTCCGATCGTCTTAACCATTGGGCAAATTGCAGGCGGGCGCGCGCCGAATGTCATTGCCGATCGCGTCCGCATGGCCGGAACGGTGCGATCGCTCCATCCCGAAACTCACGCTAGCCTACCAGCATGGATTGAGGGAATTGTCAATGATATCTGCAAAATGTACGGGGCGAGTTGCGAAGTGAACTATCGGCGCGGCGTACCTTCGGTGCAGAATGACTTTGCGCTGACGCAACTGATTGAAGCAGCAGCGCGGGAAGCGTGGGGGAGCGATCGCGTGCAAATCCTCACCGAACCCTCCCTCGGCGCAGAAGACTTTTCCCTTTACCTCGAAAGCGCGCCCGGAACGATGTTTCGTTTGGGAGTTGGCTACCCGGAGCGGCTCAATCATCCCTTACATCACCCCGAATTTGAAGTTGATGAATCCGCGATCGTTACAGGAGTCGTAACCCTCGCCTACGCTGCCTGTAAATATTGGCAATCTCCACATCGCGAATCGTAACCCGCTCCGAATCGCTGAAATTATCTGGGGAAAGAATTTTTAATTTTTAACTTTTAATTTTTAATTCCACCAAGCGGCTAGAGCGTTTGAAACAACTCGAACAGCTTCAAGCAGAAATGCTTCAATTTGTCAACTGTTATCGGGGCGGGTTGATAGTTGCCGACAATTTGCCAGCGCTCAACTGTCGAAAGTCGCCAAGCTTCGCCTTCATGATTAAAAGCGGCAATTTCCACACCGATTAATCGCCGGGAGCCATCTACAGAGTCTTGATGAAAGCGAATTTGGACTAAAAGACTGCGCCCTTGCAACTTCGGACTCCAGCCGGGAAAGTGAAAACCGAGGTCGATGGAATCGGGATCGATCCATTCTCGCGTATCGGGGTCGTTGCGCCAGGGTTTCAAATCCGCGCGCGCGTCGGGGAATTCATTTTTAAACAGATTAACAATCGCGGCAATTTTGGTTGCTAATTGTACGCCTTTGGCTTGCTCGGCTGCATTCACAGGATTATTCTCCTCCACCTCAATCGAATTTGAAGCTTAATTATCTAGGATACACCGCTCAAAATTGGCTCGTACTTTACAGAAGGCATGAAGAAAGTCTTGCGGGAACGGGAACAGGGAAGCCGTGCTATACAATAGTTGAGAATTGTTGGGGGAAAAAAGAGCGCTCTCGGAGCGTCATTTAGCCCCCGCTTAACGTTTACGATGACATCGAGTGCGTTCAATGGCAGCGATTCAAGCATTACGAGGAACGAAGGATATTTTGCCCGAAGAAGTGGGCTACTGGCAAACTGTAGAAGATACGGCTCGTCAGATTTTTGGACGCGCGATGTATTCGGAAATCCGACCGCCAATCTTCGAGCAAACGGAGTTATTCGCGCGCGGGATTGGCGAGGCGACGGATGTGGTAGGCAAGGAGATGTACAGTTTTAGCGATCGCGGCGATCGCTCGATTACCTTGCGTCCCGAATTTACTGCCGGAGTAGCCCGCGCTTACATCGAACGCAAACTGTTCGCCCAAGGCGGTCTACAGCGATTGTGGTACGGGGGACCCGCCTTTCGTTACGAACGTCCCCAAGCCGGTCGCCAGCGACAGTTTCATCAAATCGGAATCGAATCGTTCGGTAGTAGCGATGCGCGCGCCGATGTCGAAGTTATCGCGCTAGCAACGGATTTATTACAAACCTTGGGGCTAAAAAGTCTGAGTCTATATATCAATTCGGTCGGGCAAAATGCAGATCGCCAGCAATACCGAGCCGCGTTAGTGGAATACCTCACCCCCTACCAAAACGAACTCGATCCCGACTCCCAAGACCGCCTGACGCGCAATCCCATGCGAATCCTCGATAGTAAGGACGAGCGCACCCAAGAAATTGTCGCCGATGCACCCAGCATTTTGGAGTATTTAGGAACCGAATCGAAGGCGCATTTCGATCGCGTCCAGCAGCTTTTAACGGATTTAGGCATTGCCTATCGCCTCAACCCCCGCTTAGTGCGCGGTTTGGACTACTATACCCACACCGCCTTCGAGATTCAATCCGACGATCTCGGCGCGCAGGCGACGGTATGCGGCGGCGGGCGTTACGATGGCTTAGTCGAGCAGTTGGGCGGGCCGAGTACGCCTGCTGTCGGTTGGGCGCTGGGGATGGAACGCCTGATTATTTTATTGCAACAGTTGCAGCCGATTTCAGCATCAGTGCCAGATTTTTATCTTGTCTCCAAAGGCGAGCGCGCCGAAAATCGAGCCATGTTTCTGGCTCGAGAATTGCGCGCGGCGGGTTTGAAGGTGGAGTTGGACTTAAGCGGTAGCGCATTTGGCAAGCAATTCAAGCGAGCCGATCGCAGCGGAGCCTCAATCTGTCTGGTTTTGGGGGAATCTGAGGTTGAAAATGCGACCGTTAAACTAAAATGGATGGCAACTCAACAGGAAGAAGCGATCGCGCAGACCGAACTTTTGAGTAGAACCGACGAACTCCGCCAACAAATGTTGAGGTGACGATAAGCCCCTATGAAGCCCTGGGAATTTCTCATTCAAAAAAAAGGCTCTCCGGCGTGGTTGGCCCTGAAAACGCAGAAACTCAAACTCGAAACGGGCGAATATCGACTGGTGGCGCGATCGCATCAGCCTAACCTCGATGTCGAAGTTCTCGTCACCTATCAAACCTTAGACAAAGCTTTAGCGCAGCCGCGATCGCAAAAACGCACGACTCGCACTAACTCCGAAGGATTACTCCCCGTCCTCCCTTTCATCAATCTCAAGCCGGGATTTTGGCAAGTGTCTTGTTCGGGGCAAGCGTCGGAGGAAACCGAACCGCAAATCGTTCGCTTTCAAGTCCTTCCCGCTGCCAGCGTAAAACCTTCACCTGAAGTTGCCCCCGCCGCAATTGCAACCTTACCCCAACTGCCCTCCCTCGAACCCCCGCAGCGAGAACCGGAGGCAACAGCGCCCTTAGAACTGACCTCCGAGCCGCAAGAAGCAGTCCGAGCCACCGTTTTGTCCGATGGCAGGCTTGAAGAGCAACCGCCGGGACAAGATTTGGAATCCTTGTTAGAGCGATCGATTCAAAGTTTAGAGCAAATTCTCGCCGCTGCTAACGAACCCGTTGCCAAAGCTGCCCCTCCCGAACCCCCTCCCCAAAAAGTCGCCGCAGAGGTGGGTTTTCCCGAAGCCCTAACGGCTTTACAATTGCGTCTCGCGCTCTACCACGAAAACTTCGTGCGCCATCCGGGAGAATCGCTGTTAATTTCCGGGCAGGTTGATGCGATCGATCCCAGTCAGAACGACCTCGAACCGATCTTTGCGGCTTTAGAAGGGCGATCGGTACAACTCGTCCTGCGTTACCTGTTGCGCGATCCGCAAACACCCGCTCCCGGTGAAAGCAATAAGGAAACCGACGCAGCCGGAATTCAAATTTTATTTGACTCGCAGCAATCCGCCGCCAGTACCGCCCTGCCGAAAGTATTCGGCTATCGGCTGGAAGTGCCGGAACGCGATCGCCATCCCTTAATTTTGGGTGAAGTGCGCTTAGAAGCGGTATTGGGGGCTGCCCTACAAACGACGCGGATTTTGGCGCGATCGTCTTTTACGATTACGGCGGCGGTAGACGAGCTTCTCGAAGCTGTTGTGCCGTCACCCCTAGAAGTCGATCGCTCCAGCGCTCAGTTACCGGAGTTAGAAGAATCAGCACCTTCTGTGAGGGCAGAATTCCTCGAAATTGCCAAGCAAGCGGTACAAAATCCTTCGTTTTCGCCGACTTTCGGGCAGGTTCTTCCGCCTAAACTGTCGGCTTCCACCGGCTCGAAAACGGCGCGATCGCTCGATCTGCCCGATTTTCCCCTTCCCTCGCCCTCCGTCCCAGAAACGCCCGAACCGGCTGCCGAATCGCCTGTTCCCCCTTCCGAAACCGAAAGCACTCCCGAAGAAGCCCCTCCCATCGCCCCATCCCCGCCAGCCCTCACTCCGGAGTTTTCCCCTATCGATGATTTGCTGCCTCCCCTTCCTCCCGATGAGGTGGAATCGGAACCGCCCCTCGAACCCAATGTTTCCGAACCGCCACCGGAACCCACTGAGTCAGAGC is a window from the Oscillatoria sp. FACHB-1406 genome containing:
- the tyrS gene encoding tyrosine--tRNA ligase translates to MLSSNPHPTLNWLYRGTLEIFPDRPESESPDENLAYRIMAQPDRPLRVKLGIDPTGTDLHLGHSIPFRKLRAFQDAGHIAVIIIGDFTAQIGDPTGKSEVRRQLTPEQVKQNAETYLEQLRPILDFETPGRLEIHYNSSWLSKLDLSKLIELLSTMTVGQMLAKEGFSERFERENPIYLHEFLYPLMQGYDSVAIEADVELGGNDQKFNLAVGRDLQRHFGQKPQFGLLLPLLLGRDGVNKMSKSLNNYVGMTEEALSMYSKLEKTPDALLGQYFELLTDLPLAELPENPRDRQKLLALDVSAQYWGLEAAKNAQKAALDLTQGETTQTDTVPEFSLSSIAFPVKLNFLLKESGLCASSSDGRRAIQNRGVKLDGETVADVGFTVESLEVVEGKVLQVGKNKFARLVK
- a CDS encoding O-acetylhomoserine aminocarboxypropyltransferase/cysteine synthase — translated: MAENYRFETLQVHAGQNPAPGTNARAVPIYQTTSYTFNDAAHGANLFALKEFGNIYTRLMNPTTDVFEQRVAALEGGVAALATASGQAAEFLAISTIAQAGDNIVSTSFLYGGTYNLFKVALPRLGIDVKFVNGDDPADFQAAIDDRTKALYVETIGNPQFNIPDFAALATIAHDRGIPLIVDNTFGAAGYLCRPIEHGADIVVESATKWIGGHGTSIGGVIVDSGKFDWANGNFPIFTEPSPGYHGLVFSDVFGTGGPFGNIAFIIRARVEGLRDIGPAMSPFNAFLLLQGLETLSLRVQRHVDNALELAQWLQQQPQVEWVSYPGLPEHPYHERGKKYLKHGFGGVLNFGVKGGLEAGKAFIDRVKLSSHLANVGDAKTLVIHPASTTHQQLSEAEQLSAGVRPDLIRVSVGIEHIDDIKADFEQALG
- the metX gene encoding homoserine O-acetyltransferase: MSIQAFISPQTQFYRLPEPYLLESGFDLPQVDVAYCTWGTLNADRSNAVLVCHALTGWAQADAWWGHLFGPGKALDPTRDFIVCSNVLGSCYGTTGPTSLNPATGRAYAADFPEITIRDMVRLQARLLDALGIDRLQLAIGGSLGGMQVLEWAMMFPERVGAIAAIAVSGRHSAWCIGLSETQRQAIYLDPLWQDGYYDPESPPAAGLAAARAIAMLTYRSWANFEERFGRQHANNNPNAPFTVTEYLQHHGRKIVDRFDANTYVTLTKAMDTYDLSRDRGDYPAVLEKIAQPTLIVGIESDVLYPPIEQQQLVEAIPNAKLAWLPSPHGHDGFLLDRDILDRFVVDFRAAHCANCEMSYK
- a CDS encoding ATP-binding protein, whose amino-acid sequence is MQKSTFVLLSGACIELKQAIAKTALFVKKSQMYGFLYQTMLIEFSVGNYRSFKEIVTLSLVATNLKAKNEQVDENNVFQVDDKLSLLKNAVIYGANASGKSNLIQAFEFMKDFILNSSRETQITDEIATDKFKLSTESEAQPSFFELVFILEEKIYRYGFEIERMRVISEWLFHIPKKKETCLFNRKFNDFEMTKVFSEGKGLEEKTRKNSLFLSVAAQFNGKISQKILFWLDRETVVLSGLKSNYYQLLTTNYVLEYPKYQSDIADFLRGFDLGIEAIRIKPSLYNTIEENYNGNLTEEAKQAILASIQNSISAQLEQIKTLHLKYNDEGEVIATVTFDLDKHESEGTKKLFAFAIPFLLALQNGGVLLIDELDARIHPAIVREIVKLFNSKQSNPGNAQLIFVTHDTNLLDNELLRRDQIWFIEKDNKGASDLYSLAEFKVRNDASYKNDYLKGKYGAIPYFGQSESFNR
- a CDS encoding penicillin-binding protein 1A; amino-acid sequence: MLVSSIAAGGLVGLAISFRNLPDVRVLRTYVPTETTYIYDVKGRLLDSLHGEYNRENIKLDEISPNLKRAVLAIEDSHFFQHQGINPTSVGRALSENFKRGYVAEGGSTLTMQLVKNLFLSRERTVSRKLAEAVLAIRVEQIFSKEQILEMYLNSIYWGHNAYGAQTAAQSYFSKPASKLTLPEAAMMAGLIQAPEDYSPFINYKEAKRRQAEVLGRMKKLGWITPQEADAAYKQALKVGKPTAWRRSDLPYITEVVESELIDRFGKDTVLKGGMRVQTTVDYNYQKRAEELVANAHDRLQSYGLYADQVALVAVDPRTHFIKAMVGGVNYKESQFNRAIQSLRQPGSAFKPFVYYTAFATGKYSPYSTVYDSPVSYRDGGGYYSPKNYGGGYSGAVSIYTALTQSLNVPAVKIGRAVGLDKVIETCRILGIKSPLEPVVSLPLGAIGVTPLEMAGAYATFASNGWQSDTTAIVRVTDSSGNVILDNVPKPKLALDPWATASLTSVLKGVIAGGTGKKAAIGRPAAGKTGTTSSERDVWFVGYVPQLSVAVWIGNDNYRPLGGGVTGGGYAAPIWQDFMSDALKNEPVEDFPDPSQFPRPQS
- the ureG gene encoding urease accessory protein UreG codes for the protein MTAFRVGVAGPVGSGKTALVDALCKALRQEYEIAVVTNDIYTQEDAQFLVRSQALERDRILGVETGGCPHTAIREDASMNLSAIEDLERRFNNLNYVFLESGGDNLAATFSPELVDLTLYVIDVAAGDKIPRKGGPGITKSDLLVINKIDLAPYVGADLGVMERDAKKMRGDKPFIFTNLKTGEGLQDAIAFVRERKIE